A window of the Podospora bellae-mahoneyi strain CBS 112042 chromosome 6, whole genome shotgun sequence genome harbors these coding sequences:
- the SEN34 gene encoding tRNA-splicing endonuclease subunit (EggNog:ENOG503NXRC; BUSCO:EOG09263U71; COG:J) codes for MISGSLSSFYVMYKTIQMSFFLTLFTDQCCFKMATSTSTPTHPPVRISLIAGRYLVFDIDAVMVLRRSFGLCGVLTGTMPQNPTQNLFLSMPEELRAEEARLVVDRGAGYVADEAGDHLRLLKEMSSGVGEKRREVYLRELREKRVAAKRLFDEEKEAVRRMHEGKRGKGKKKVQKVEEGGGGGDSLFETATAVQPAPKEALPAITPSTSNAMLDPAGTSGAIADENLPEPSAFYRELNKRGYFTTPGLRFGGGYSVYPSDPFKFHAHYLSSCYGWDEKIPMLDIVTSGRLGTAVKKSFMFGAEREEEEGGKKRGKGEVRMFCVEWAGM; via the coding sequence ATGATATCTGGTTCTCTCTCTTCATTTTATGTTATGTACAAAACCATTCAAATGAGTTTCTTTCTAACTTTGTTTACAGATCAGTGTTGTTTCAAGATGGCCACTTCTACCTctaccccaacccaccctcctGTCCGGATCTCGCTGATCGCAGGCCGGTACCTCGTCTTTGACATTGACGCGGTGATGGTCTTGAGGCGGAGTTTTGGGCTCTGCGGGGTGCTGACAGGCACGATGCCGCAGAACCCTACGCAGAACTTGTTTCTGAGTATGccggaggagctgagggcggaggaggcgaggttggtggttgatagAGGGGCGGGGTATGTTGCTGATGAGGCGGGTGATCATTTGAGGCTTCTCAAGGAAATGAGCTCGGGTGtaggggagaagaggagggaggtgtatttgagggagctgagggagaagagggtggcggccaagaggctgtttgatgaggagaaggaggcggtgaggaggatgcatGAGGGtaagagggggaaggggaagaagaaggtgcagaaggttgaggagggtggtggtggtggtgactcGCTTTTTGAGACGGCGACTGCTGTGCAGCCTGCGCCCAAGGAAGCCCTACCTGCCATTACGCCTTCGACTAGCAATGCGATGCTTGATCCGGCGGGCACTAGTGGTGCTATTGCTGATGAGAACTTGCCTGAGCCGTCTGCTTTTTACAGGGAGCTGAACAAACGAGGCTATTTCACCACGCCGGGGCTCAGGTTCGGTGGAGGGTATTCGGTTTATCCGTCTGATCCCTTCAAGTTTCATGCTCATTATTTGAGTAGCTGTtatggatgggatgagaagATTCCGATGTTGGATATTGTTACTAGTGGACGGCTGGGGACAGCGGTGAAGAAGAGTTTTATGTTTGgggcggagagggaagaggaggagggagggaagaaacgtgggaagggggaggtgaggatgttTTGTGTTGAGTGGGCGGGCATGTAG
- the ELP4 gene encoding Elongator subunit elp4 (EggNog:ENOG503NVWH; COG:B; COG:K): MSFVKRNTVLSSRPGRAIPSAKQPDAENQPPPPGVRPSPLDGRPTTSTGTASLDQLLAGHSGLPLGTCLLVEEQGTTDFSGILLRYYAAEGLVQGHQVHLVGYPPQWRRNLPGLAEPDKKSKSEKPPPAQEEKMKIAWRYEALGNSAASGNTPRGDANQPTFCHSFDLAKRLEPAVCKGSLNPTPSTGPPLFDARPQPTSISPLKAIIRHLQTKLETSPSSNIHRVVIPSLLLPELYAPQCSLPSEVLQFLHALRALLRRYSTQLTAIITLQTSLFPRSSGLVRWMELLCDGVLELIPLPATPGAAPPSSSSEKTEQAQGLLKAHTLPIYHEKGGGGAETSSFRETLSFSLSATKGLNIKPYSLPPMEEEENKKEKSPAGTVRDGVDF, translated from the coding sequence ATGTCATTCGTCAAGAGAAATACAGTACTGTCTTCGAGACCTGGGAGAGCCATCCCATCGGCAAAGCAACCAGATGCCGAgaatcaaccaccaccgccgggtGTGAGACCGTCGCCGCTGGACGGTCGACCAACAACGTCTACCGGAACCGCATCGCTAGATCAACTCCTTGCTGGTCACAGTGGGTTGCCACTTGGAACCTGTCTTTTGGTGGAAGAACAAGGGACGACAGACTTTTCAGGTATCCTACTCAGATATTATGCTGCCGAAGGCCTCGTCCAAGGACACCAAGTACACCTCGTCGGCTACCCACCACAATGGAGGAGGAACCTCCCGGGCCTAGCCGAACCCGACAAGAAATCAAAGTCAGaaaaaccaccaccggcacaagaggaaaagatgAAGATTGCATGGAGATACGAAGCTCTTGGGAACTCAGCAGCGTCAGGAAATACCCCACGAGGAGATGCCAACCAGCCCACCTTCTGCCACTCGTTCGATCTCGCCAAGCGCCTCGAGCCAGCTGTTTGTAAAGGGTCACTCAATCCAACACCGAGCACTGGCCCGCCTTTGTTTGATGCCAGACCTCAGCCAACGAGTATATCTCCTCTAAAAGCCATCATCAGACACCTGCAGACGAAGCTCGAaacctcgccctcaagcAATATTCACCGTGTGGTTATCCCCAGTCTTTTGCTGCCAGAGCTTTACGCACCACAATGCAGTCTTCCATCCGAAGTGCTGCAATTCTTGCATGCTCTAAGGGCGTTACTACGAAGGTACAGCACCCAGTTGACGGCGATTATCACTCTACAAACGTCGCTGTTCCCAAGGAGTTCAGGGTTGGTTAGGTGGATGGAGTTGCTGTGTGATGGAGTGCTTGAGTTGATTCCTCTACCGGCTACGCCTGGGGCAGCTCCTCCGTCAAGCTCATCTGAGAAGACTGAACAGGCACAGGGGCTGCTGAAGGCACATACGCTACCGATTTATCATGAgaagggaggtggtggagccGAGACGAGCTCGTTTAGGGAGACTCTTTCGTTTAGCTTGAGTGCGACGAAGGGTCTTAATATCAAGCCTTATAGCTTGCCGCctatggaggaggaggagaacaagaaggagaagtcACCTGCTGGTACGGTCAGGGATGGGGTTGACTTCTAG
- the RPB8 gene encoding DNA-directed RNA polymerases I, II, and III subunit RPABC3 (BUSCO:EOG092652ZZ; COG:K; EggNog:ENOG503P46H), producing the protein MAGLGSDAQLFEDNFRVHKLSDKKYDRVDRIYATSEDKSIEITLDINNELFPCKEGDELNMLIATSLHYDGTKDDERGWRDVAKMGASEGSLADQYDYVCYGKIYKFEDGEDGQTIKAYISFGGLLMSLVGPYKKLTPLRVEYVYLLVRRR; encoded by the exons ATGGCTGGCCTCGGTTCCGACGCCCAGCTCTTCGAGGACAACTTCCGCGTCCACAAGCTCTCCGACAAGAAATACGACCGCGTCGACCGCATCTACGCCACCTCGGAAGACAAGTCAATCGAGATCaccctcgacatcaacaatGAGCTCTTCCCCTGCAAGGAAGGCGACGAGCTGAACATGCTcatcgccacctccctccactACGACGGCACCAAAGACGACGAGCGCGGCTGGCGCGACGTCGCCAAGATGGGTGCGAGCGAGGGCTCGCTTGCCGACCAGTACGACTATGTCTGCTACGGCAAGATTTACAagtttgaggatggggaggacggGCAGACGAT CAAGGCATACATCTCCTTCGGCGGGCTGCTGATGTCTCTTGTCGGGCCTTACAAGAAGCTCACCCCGTTGAGGGTGGAATACGTCTACCTCTTGGTTCGCAGACGATGA
- a CDS encoding hypothetical protein (COG:F; EggNog:ENOG503NWEC): MTQQRLATIDMVNDCDGFPDLETNPRGYADQLSRLYTLVWEDDQGAFPIGYLPITVLDALRKTPASIRGRLDINPTARTAALWQNLKSYEERTKQAAQLTSYWRKNQTFRLLRGWRNEMWPVYGRNGELLMSIERAAMGLFGTTRYGVHMTAYLRRKDNTSVYDFRIWVPKRSSNKSTYPGMLDNTVAGGLMTHEDPFECIIREADEEASLPEDVMRRSAVETGTVTYIFITDERSGGEPGYIYPECQWVYDLELPSDGSVVPKPKDGEVESFSLHTVEEIQEQLAQGLWKPNCAMVMLDFLARHGVYTPENEPYYDQICARAHRFIPFPGPHWDYQHPDTRC; this comes from the exons ATGACACAACAGCGGTTGGCCACCATTGACATGGTGAACGACTGTGATGG CTTCCCCGACCTCGAGACGAACCCCAGAGGATATGCAGACCAGCTAAGCAGACTCTACACCCTCGTCTGGGAAGATGACCAAGGCGCCTTCCCTATCGGTTACCTCCCCATCACTGTCCTCGATGCCCTCAGAAAGACCCCCGCCAGTATCCGCGGCCGTCTCGATATCAACCCCACCGCCAGAACCGCCGCCCTATGGCAGAACCTCAAGTCCTACGAAGAGCGCACCAAGCAAGCCGCCCAACTGACCTCCTACTGGCGCAAGAACCAAACCTTCCGCCTCCTCAGAGGATGGCGCAACGAAATGTGGCCCGTCTACGGCCGCAACGGCGAGCTCCTCATGAGCATCGAGCGAGCAGCCATGGGCCTCTTTGGCACCACTCGCTACGGAGTACACATGACGGCCTACCTCCGTCGCAAAGACAACACGAGCGTCTACGACTTCCGCATCTGGGTCCCCAAGCGCTCCAGCAACAAGTCAACTTACCCCGGCATGCTGGACAACACCGTTGCCGGCGGGCTCATGACCCACGAGGATCCCTTCGAATGTATCATCCGCGAGGCTGACGAGGAGGCGTCCCTCCCCGAAGATGTCATGCGCCGGAGCGCGGTGGAAACCGGCACTGTCACTTACATCTTCATCACGGATGAACGGTCAGGAGGAGAGCCAGGGTACATCTACCCCGAGTGCCAATGGGTCTATGATCTCGAACTGCCGTCTGATGGGAGCGTCgtccccaagcccaaggatGGCGAGGTGGAGAGCTTTAGTCTACATACGGTGGAGGAGATCCAGGAGCAGCTTGCCCAAGGGTTGTGGAAACCCAATTGCGCCATGGTCATGCTCGATTTCCTTGCGAGACACGGTGTCTACACTCCGGAAAACGAGCCATACTATGATCAGATTTGCGCCCGGGCCCATCGCTTCATTCCCTTTCCTGGACCACACTGGGATTACCAGCATCCTGATACgaggtgttga